Proteins encoded in a region of the Orcinus orca chromosome X, mOrcOrc1.1, whole genome shotgun sequence genome:
- the LOC117197871 gene encoding guanine nucleotide-binding protein G(I)/G(S)/G(O) subunit gamma-5-like translates to MSGSSSVAAMKKVVQQLRLEAGLNRVKVSQAAADFKQFCLQNAQHDPLLTGVSSSTNPFRPQKVCYFL, encoded by the coding sequence ATGTCTGGTTCCTCCAGCGTCGCCGCTATGAAGAAAGTGGTTCAACAGCTCCGGCTGGAGGCCGGGCTCAACCGCGTAAAGGTTTCCCAGGCAGCTGCAGATTTTAAACAATTCTGTCTGCAGAATGCTCAACATGACCCCCTGCTGACTGGAGTATCTTCAAGTACAAATCCCTTCAGACCTCAGAAAGTCTGTTACTTTTTGTAG